A region from the Sutcliffiella horikoshii genome encodes:
- a CDS encoding cytochrome c oxidase subunit 2A, with amino-acid sequence MANLQYERPEKTTDKKLPLKGEEASLKGTLIAVFMLGAFIVISWISVFSLFISRN; translated from the coding sequence ATGGCAAATTTACAATATGAACGTCCTGAAAAAACTACCGACAAGAAGCTTCCTCTGAAAGGAGAGGAAGCTTCATTAAAAGGCACATTGATTGCCGTATTTATGTTAGGAGCCTTTATCGTCATTTCGTGGATCAGCGTGTTCAGCTTATTTATTTCACGAAATTAG
- a CDS encoding methyl-accepting chemotaxis protein has translation MNMTNIHGSVNDISRDVDVLLTISKQMEEIVEIVTGIADQTNLLALNAAIEAARAGESGRGFAVVAGEVRKLSEQTKKSVTNVSSLILNTNKQAEELIKSLERIRVEVKSGDDNMKQTEKHFEEILNMLGKTTNQNNKINEEVLSFVGVVDELGKAFEEVAHSADSLTMITQEMK, from the coding sequence ATGAATATGACAAATATTCACGGTTCCGTCAACGATATTTCAAGAGATGTGGATGTATTATTAACCATATCAAAGCAGATGGAAGAGATCGTAGAAATCGTGACAGGGATAGCGGACCAGACCAACTTGTTGGCGCTTAATGCTGCCATTGAAGCGGCAAGGGCCGGAGAGTCAGGACGCGGTTTTGCTGTGGTAGCAGGTGAGGTTCGAAAACTTTCTGAACAGACCAAAAAATCCGTAACAAATGTTTCTTCTCTTATCCTAAATACGAATAAACAAGCAGAGGAATTGATAAAGTCCTTGGAGAGAATAAGAGTGGAAGTTAAAAGTGGCGACGATAACATGAAGCAGACAGAAAAACACTTTGAAGAAATTTTAAATATGTTAGGGAAAACCACCAACCAAAATAATAAAATCAACGAAGAAGTATTGTCCTTTGTGGGTGTGGTAGATGAACTTGGAAAAGCATTTGAAGAGGTAGCTCATTCTGCAGATAGTTTGACAATGATTACGCAAGAGATGAAATAG
- a CDS encoding cytochrome c oxidase assembly protein: MSILTHIHHHAELGGWTSQLLVLPFLLALFLFLVAVKLSNQTYTKWPLKRTLLFIGGIIFAVSALAGPIAEKAHVDFTYHMYAHLLLGMLAPLLLALSAPMTLVMRTLSVNASRKLTRFLKSKPISVVTDPAVATVLNIGGLWVLYTTSLYEAMHQHVGLYLLVHLHVFLAGYLFTISMIYVDPTVHRRSYLYRAIIFILALAGHGILSKFIYSRPPMGVPVEQAERGSMIMYYGGDVIDGIILFILCLQWYKATRPKALGEVALEG; this comes from the coding sequence ATGAGCATACTCACTCATATCCATCATCACGCAGAGCTCGGTGGTTGGACTAGTCAGCTCCTGGTGCTTCCTTTTTTATTGGCTCTATTTTTATTTCTAGTAGCAGTGAAACTATCCAATCAAACATATACCAAATGGCCGCTCAAGCGGACTTTGCTGTTTATTGGTGGTATTATCTTTGCGGTAAGTGCTTTGGCAGGTCCGATTGCAGAAAAGGCACATGTGGATTTCACCTATCATATGTATGCACATCTTTTATTAGGGATGTTGGCGCCGCTATTGCTCGCTTTGTCGGCACCTATGACCCTTGTAATGAGGACGCTCAGCGTTAATGCTTCAAGAAAGTTAACAAGGTTCCTAAAGAGTAAACCTATCTCGGTCGTTACAGATCCGGCTGTTGCAACTGTTTTGAATATCGGAGGTTTATGGGTTCTATATACAACCTCATTGTATGAAGCGATGCATCAGCATGTAGGGCTGTATCTTTTAGTGCATCTTCATGTGTTCCTGGCAGGGTATTTATTTACTATATCGATGATTTATGTTGATCCGACAGTACATAGAAGAAGCTACCTTTATCGTGCCATCATATTCATTCTCGCACTTGCAGGACATGGCATACTTTCGAAATTCATCTATTCCCGGCCTCCAATGGGTGTGCCGGTAGAACAAGCCGAAAGAGGCAGCATGATTATGTATTACGGCGGAGATGTTATTGACGGTATCATCCTTTTCATTCTGTGTCTTCAATGGTATAAAGCTACACGTCCTAAAGCACTTGGCGAGGTAGCTTTAGAAGGGTAA
- a CDS encoding peroxiredoxin family protein — protein sequence MGYLKLKDKAPEFKLTQTTGETFSFDAHQKEHEAWHLIVFFRGSWCPVCQNELKELEESKGYFEDKKVHVLAIATEEVEKLKEMVSEYDLTMPVLSDPNLEALEAYGVYYHGEDAPYEDHGVHGEPAYFLVDDKGKLLYQQRQTSPFGRPSVSELRKIVKYIGKNLK from the coding sequence ATGGGATATCTTAAATTAAAGGACAAAGCTCCTGAATTTAAACTTACTCAAACTACAGGGGAAACTTTCTCGTTTGACGCTCACCAAAAGGAGCATGAGGCATGGCATTTGATCGTCTTTTTCCGCGGTTCATGGTGCCCTGTCTGTCAAAATGAATTGAAGGAACTAGAGGAAAGCAAAGGGTACTTTGAGGATAAAAAAGTACATGTCTTGGCCATTGCCACAGAAGAAGTGGAAAAACTAAAGGAAATGGTATCGGAATATGATTTGACTATGCCTGTTTTATCAGATCCAAATCTTGAAGCACTAGAGGCATATGGCGTCTATTATCATGGAGAAGATGCACCTTATGAAGACCATGGGGTACATGGGGAACCAGCCTATTTCCTTGTCGATGATAAAGGAAAGTTACTCTATCAACAAAGGCAGACAAGTCCATTTGGTAGACCGTCTGTATCTGAACTGCGAAAAATTGTGAAATACATTGGGAAGAATTTAAAGTAG
- a CDS encoding haloacid dehalogenase type II: MPPTISTFVFDVYGTLFDVHSVKEKADELFDGKGTEISEIWRRKQLEYSFLRQLMGNYETFSDVTKDSLKYALKQLSIPFSNKEVESLLEQYTSLRAYDEVQNVLSTLKEKGKVLAVFSNGSRDMLDPLVEQAGMNEYFQHIISVDDTKQYKPTPASYTGVLKVIGVKREQVLFMSSNGWDISGAKNFGFHTAWINRNHLPQEELGLAPDYTFDSLDGILDLL; this comes from the coding sequence TTGCCCCCTACTATTTCAACATTCGTATTTGATGTATACGGAACCTTATTTGATGTTCATTCGGTAAAAGAAAAAGCGGATGAATTATTTGATGGAAAAGGAACGGAAATCAGTGAAATATGGAGGAGAAAACAGTTAGAGTATTCGTTTCTTCGGCAACTGATGGGGAACTATGAAACATTTTCCGACGTAACGAAAGATTCTTTGAAGTATGCATTGAAGCAATTGTCCATACCGTTTTCTAACAAAGAAGTGGAGTCTCTTTTAGAGCAATATACTTCTTTACGTGCCTATGATGAAGTACAGAATGTGTTAAGCACGCTCAAAGAGAAAGGGAAGGTTCTTGCGGTCTTTTCGAACGGTTCACGAGATATGTTGGATCCTTTGGTCGAACAAGCAGGGATGAACGAGTATTTCCAACACATCATAAGTGTAGATGACACGAAGCAGTATAAACCTACGCCTGCTTCCTATACGGGGGTCCTGAAAGTGATAGGTGTGAAAAGAGAACAAGTTCTATTTATGTCCTCTAATGGATGGGATATTAGCGGCGCCAAAAACTTTGGTTTTCATACTGCTTGGATTAACCGAAATCATTTACCCCAAGAAGAATTGGGGCTAGCCCCAGATTACACATTTGATTCACTAGATGGCATTTTGGATTTATTATAA
- a CDS encoding endospore germination permease produces MTFSRLQLSFVIILFIGISNHVLMLPHLLFVAKRDAWVCVLVGYGILLIWGMILFFIMSRNKQKMKLATWIAKRAGRVVSASIMFIYFFHISIIALISFYDFITSIKIYFLPLTPQWIVVLPFLLLCVWGASSNLKTIVYSATFLLPIVWILGYFVAFSTISNKDYSYMFPILVNGSSPIISGITVVLGGSVDILLILLLQQYVSKPFKLWQLLLLITILLGLILGPLLGSIASFGPNVAAVLRFPAFEQWRLVELGEHVSHLDFFAVFQFISGAVIRVSLCLYFLKDIGFTSNKVKSIVFWSASTSLFFIGILPISDLWVQTAIGTYFYPGLLLIGIILTLSLFVISFLPQKVKGTEAV; encoded by the coding sequence ATGACTTTTTCCCGTCTGCAACTATCATTTGTCATCATTCTGTTTATCGGGATCTCTAATCATGTGCTTATGTTGCCTCATCTATTATTTGTAGCAAAGCGCGATGCTTGGGTTTGTGTGTTGGTAGGGTACGGAATCCTGCTGATTTGGGGGATGATTCTATTTTTCATCATGTCTCGAAATAAACAAAAAATGAAGCTCGCTACCTGGATTGCTAAACGAGCGGGAAGGGTTGTTTCTGCCAGTATCATGTTCATCTATTTCTTCCATATTTCCATCATTGCTCTTATATCATTTTATGATTTTATAACATCCATAAAGATATACTTTCTTCCTCTCACACCACAATGGATCGTCGTCCTTCCTTTCCTTCTATTGTGTGTATGGGGAGCTAGCTCAAATTTAAAGACAATTGTGTACAGTGCTACATTTTTATTGCCAATTGTCTGGATTCTTGGTTATTTTGTCGCGTTTTCTACTATCTCTAATAAGGATTACTCTTATATGTTTCCGATCCTTGTGAACGGCAGTTCTCCAATTATTAGCGGTATAACGGTTGTGCTTGGAGGCAGTGTGGATATCCTATTGATTCTTTTATTGCAACAATATGTAAGTAAGCCGTTCAAACTATGGCAACTTCTTCTCCTAATCACAATCTTGCTTGGACTTATTCTAGGTCCTTTACTTGGATCAATTGCTTCGTTTGGACCGAACGTCGCAGCAGTTCTACGCTTTCCTGCATTTGAACAGTGGAGGCTGGTTGAGCTTGGGGAGCATGTTTCACATTTAGATTTTTTTGCAGTCTTTCAGTTCATTTCCGGGGCGGTGATCAGGGTGTCTTTATGTTTGTATTTCCTTAAAGATATCGGATTCACATCAAATAAAGTGAAATCTATCGTTTTTTGGTCAGCTTCCACCAGTTTATTTTTTATAGGAATATTGCCTATCAGTGATCTTTGGGTACAAACGGCCATAGGGACTTATTTTTACCCAGGGTTACTATTGATTGGAATAATTCTGACCTTGTCGTTGTTTGTAATAAGCTTTCTCCCACAAAAGGTGAAAGGAACGGAAGCTGTATGA
- a CDS encoding cytochrome c oxidase subunit II: MHLHRYEKYWLIFGVGTLVVFLSVIGFTAFAHGHHPPSHMATVDAENVRASAPFDEPGLKKIDENTYEATIIAMTFGYEPNKITVPKGSTVKFQLTSQDVVHSFTIPKTNVNMMITPGHINQSEHTFKEAGSYLVLCNEYCGIGHQNMQMEIEVTEE; this comes from the coding sequence ATGCATTTACACCGTTATGAAAAATATTGGTTAATATTTGGAGTCGGAACCTTGGTTGTCTTTTTATCTGTCATTGGCTTTACCGCCTTCGCGCACGGCCATCATCCGCCAAGCCATATGGCGACCGTCGATGCTGAGAATGTGAGAGCATCCGCTCCATTTGATGAGCCAGGATTGAAGAAAATCGACGAGAATACCTATGAAGCTACCATCATTGCCATGACATTTGGCTATGAACCTAATAAAATTACCGTTCCAAAAGGCTCTACCGTCAAGTTCCAGTTGACAAGCCAAGATGTCGTCCACAGCTTTACCATTCCGAAGACGAACGTCAACATGATGATCACACCTGGTCACATCAACCAATCGGAACATACGTTTAAAGAAGCTGGCTCTTACCTTGTCCTTTGCAATGAATATTGCGGCATCGGACATCAGAATATGCAAATGGAAATTGAGGTGACAGAAGAATGA
- a CDS encoding YdeI/OmpD-associated family protein has protein sequence MNAEKTIVDKLNLQKYENRLFLQLPEGAGEFEGLDYDTSIKKDKYDLIFLFMFSMEDFNKYVQIINEKQLLSDNGYLYVAYPKKGNSVYPEYIERDSFYAALNLDEEKYLPNSTLKFSRMVSLNEVFTVVGIKSTPKKANKKTSAKSQCVDDYIVHIEDIKSFLKNNEHVLAKYNDLTYGYQKDWARYVYSAKRAETQEKRLHEMVAIIDEGHKSMDLYRRNKK, from the coding sequence ATGAATGCCGAAAAAACCATTGTTGATAAACTGAATCTGCAAAAATATGAGAACCGCTTATTTTTACAGTTGCCTGAAGGTGCAGGGGAGTTTGAAGGACTGGACTACGATACTTCTATTAAAAAGGACAAGTATGATTTGATATTCTTGTTCATGTTCTCCATGGAAGATTTCAACAAGTACGTCCAAATTATAAATGAAAAGCAGCTGCTTTCTGATAACGGCTATTTGTATGTCGCCTATCCTAAAAAGGGGAATTCTGTTTACCCGGAATACATTGAGCGGGACAGTTTTTATGCAGCATTAAACTTGGATGAAGAAAAGTACCTGCCAAACAGCACGCTTAAATTTTCAAGAATGGTCAGCCTGAACGAGGTCTTTACAGTGGTAGGGATCAAATCCACCCCTAAAAAAGCGAACAAGAAGACAAGCGCAAAAAGCCAATGTGTCGATGACTACATCGTTCACATTGAAGACATCAAGAGCTTCCTGAAAAATAATGAACATGTATTAGCGAAATATAACGATTTGACATACGGCTACCAGAAGGATTGGGCGCGCTATGTCTATAGTGCCAAAAGGGCGGAAACACAGGAGAAAAGATTGCATGAGATGGTAGCAATCATTGATGAGGGTCATAAATCGATGGATTTATACAGGAGAAATAAGAAGTAA
- a CDS encoding cupredoxin domain-containing protein, with translation MFSFKKFLVCCFALVLLLGVMTGCGSDEVSVEDAEAEVTIKSSNWEFDQATYTAPAGKPVAIHHENVEGHHGITIKGTDVKIQGDGSVVANLKPGEYEIICDIMCGTGHTEMVSKLVVE, from the coding sequence ATGTTTTCTTTTAAAAAATTTTTGGTGTGCTGCTTTGCACTTGTATTACTTTTAGGGGTTATGACTGGTTGTGGTTCTGATGAGGTTTCAGTGGAGGATGCAGAGGCAGAAGTAACGATTAAGAGTTCAAACTGGGAATTCGATCAAGCTACTTATACTGCACCAGCCGGCAAACCTGTTGCTATCCACCATGAAAATGTGGAAGGTCACCACGGAATTACCATTAAAGGGACAGATGTGAAGATTCAAGGAGATGGCAGTGTCGTTGCGAACCTTAAGCCTGGGGAATACGAAATCATCTGTGACATCATGTGCGGAACAGGACACACAGAGATGGTTTCCAAACTGGTCGTGGAATAG
- a CDS encoding spore germination protein codes for MKNSSTPVLSLESLEDHLKDHNLLGEELEAYFQNYADVHFIEMEEKHRNISAFYCMGMVDLSQVNEYFCSIVEYVQVREDAVVEYELPPIEKVSSISGLIDKLFSGYFIVFQPHRNYFLAFELTDVPKREPSESNTEVSIKGPKDGFTEELNINTALIRKRLKSPFLFNENFEIGTLSKTAVSLMYLDDRVNKEMLSEVRSRLEQMETESLVSSGQLEQWLSNRTFSLFPLFDYIGRPDFAVECILRGRFIVIVDGSPMILIGPNNIFVLLKSPEDIHYPYHTVAFQRVFRIIGFFIAVMLPGFWIAISSVNVDQLPFQLLNTVSLSREGLPIPLGLEAFFILGLFELLREAGIRMPKAVGQTVAIVGGLIIGDAAIRAGLASATMIVVVALTAVATFTLVNQSLTGTVSVLRIYIMLLGVFLGIYGVFLGLFSILFYLARLESFKVGYLEPISTLNFKEILSALLVNPFKKRQFIAPMVQRKGGQEE; via the coding sequence ATGAAGAATTCATCAACACCTGTTCTAAGTTTGGAATCGCTAGAGGACCATTTGAAAGATCACAACCTTCTAGGTGAAGAATTAGAAGCTTACTTTCAAAACTATGCAGATGTTCATTTTATTGAAATGGAAGAAAAACACAGAAATATTTCCGCTTTTTATTGCATGGGAATGGTGGATCTCAGCCAAGTGAATGAGTATTTTTGTTCTATAGTAGAATATGTTCAGGTTCGAGAGGACGCTGTGGTTGAGTACGAGTTGCCGCCGATAGAAAAAGTGAGTTCCATCAGTGGATTAATTGATAAACTTTTCTCAGGGTATTTTATCGTATTTCAACCACACAGAAATTACTTTTTGGCTTTTGAACTTACTGATGTGCCGAAAAGGGAGCCCTCCGAATCCAATACAGAGGTTTCCATCAAGGGGCCAAAGGACGGATTTACTGAAGAGCTGAACATCAACACAGCCCTTATCCGTAAAAGGTTGAAATCACCTTTTCTATTTAATGAAAACTTTGAAATTGGGACGCTAAGTAAAACAGCAGTTTCTCTAATGTATCTGGATGATAGAGTAAATAAGGAGATGCTGAGTGAGGTAAGAAGCAGGCTTGAACAAATGGAAACAGAAAGCTTGGTCAGCAGTGGACAACTGGAGCAATGGTTATCAAATCGCACCTTTTCATTATTTCCGTTATTTGATTATATCGGGCGCCCTGACTTTGCGGTGGAGTGTATATTGAGGGGAAGGTTCATTGTCATTGTAGATGGTTCGCCGATGATATTGATTGGGCCTAATAATATTTTTGTTTTGTTAAAATCACCTGAGGATATTCACTATCCGTATCATACGGTGGCTTTTCAACGGGTATTTAGAATTATAGGTTTTTTTATAGCGGTTATGCTACCAGGTTTTTGGATTGCCATATCTTCCGTAAACGTGGATCAGCTTCCTTTTCAACTATTAAATACCGTTTCCTTATCGAGAGAAGGGCTCCCGATACCGTTAGGGTTGGAAGCGTTCTTTATACTTGGGCTGTTCGAACTGCTGAGAGAGGCTGGAATCAGAATGCCAAAAGCAGTGGGGCAGACGGTTGCAATAGTAGGGGGATTGATTATTGGGGACGCTGCGATACGCGCTGGTTTGGCATCTGCCACAATGATTGTGGTGGTTGCATTGACGGCCGTAGCAACTTTTACACTTGTAAACCAATCCCTGACAGGGACCGTAAGTGTGTTGCGAATCTATATAATGCTGTTAGGTGTGTTTTTGGGTATCTATGGAGTGTTTTTAGGTTTGTTTAGTATCTTATTTTACTTGGCCCGATTGGAGTCCTTTAAGGTGGGATATCTTGAACCCATTTCCACGCTAAATTTCAAGGAGATTCTATCGGCTTTGCTTGTTAACCCTTTTAAAAAACGTCAGTTTATAGCACCCATGGTACAGCGGAAAGGGGGACAGGAAGAATGA
- a CDS encoding YbjQ family protein: MIIVTTESVPGKKIVDLKGFVKGSTVQSKHIGKDLLAGLKTIVGGEIKEYSEMMQEARQKAIARMVEDAKSKGANAIICVRLETSSVMTNASEIIAYGTAVTVE; this comes from the coding sequence ATGATTATAGTGACTACTGAATCTGTACCAGGAAAAAAGATTGTAGATCTGAAGGGGTTTGTGAAAGGAAGCACAGTTCAGTCAAAACATATCGGAAAAGATCTGTTGGCAGGTTTAAAAACGATTGTCGGCGGTGAAATCAAGGAGTATTCGGAAATGATGCAAGAGGCTCGTCAAAAGGCAATCGCCCGGATGGTGGAGGATGCGAAGAGCAAAGGAGCGAACGCGATTATTTGTGTGCGTCTCGAAACCTCGAGCGTGATGACGAATGCATCCGAGATTATCGCTTATGGAACGGCGGTAACGGTGGAATAG
- a CDS encoding DUF2935 domain-containing protein yields the protein MSYEPITPWEEHEFWLGILKDHAYFIRDYLSPEEKKWVKQAETFIETFGKVEQELKKVPKDAPVDSRPMIRLAEMANEVAYKYYLFEGNLLNLRLFNKVNLNLTPTYLNGTLLENREYLRILESYVQGREYPALSLVELLSMWLDDQLGHAALLLRMLDGVEFALVERTNHVRGKFSQFIVKNDMMEGYLHFAEPGFPAQMRFAKEVSVEVVKFNNLVAEVLELYLNDELINQSTLRFLEHHFPESCYFMRKLSYYAPSISYPACKLTKPTLRD from the coding sequence ATGAGCTATGAACCGATTACCCCATGGGAAGAGCATGAATTTTGGTTGGGCATCTTAAAGGACCACGCCTATTTTATAAGAGATTACCTATCACCGGAAGAAAAGAAATGGGTCAAGCAGGCGGAAACATTTATTGAGACTTTTGGAAAAGTGGAACAGGAGCTGAAAAAGGTTCCTAAAGATGCACCTGTAGATTCCAGGCCGATGATCAGGCTGGCGGAAATGGCGAATGAGGTGGCCTACAAGTACTACTTGTTTGAGGGAAATCTACTAAACCTAAGACTTTTCAATAAAGTGAATTTGAACCTCACGCCAACCTATCTGAATGGAACCCTTTTGGAGAATAGGGAGTATTTGAGAATATTGGAGAGTTATGTACAAGGACGAGAATACCCAGCCTTATCGCTAGTGGAATTATTGAGCATGTGGCTGGATGATCAGTTGGGGCACGCCGCCTTATTATTGAGGATGCTAGATGGAGTTGAATTCGCGCTGGTTGAACGGACCAATCATGTGAGAGGAAAGTTTTCGCAGTTCATTGTGAAAAACGACATGATGGAAGGCTACCTTCATTTCGCGGAGCCAGGCTTTCCTGCGCAGATGAGGTTCGCAAAGGAAGTGTCAGTGGAAGTAGTGAAGTTTAATAACCTGGTAGCTGAAGTGCTTGAACTTTATTTAAATGACGAGCTTATTAATCAAAGTACCCTGCGATTCCTTGAACATCATTTTCCGGAATCCTGCTATTTTATGAGGAAGTTATCCTATTACGCACCTTCCATCAGCTACCCCGCTTGTAAGCTGACGAAGCCTACGTTGAGGGACTGA
- a CDS encoding spore coat protein → MQNQPNPQGQNMNQQQMPPNMNMNMAGTQTTNTNHGGHELFDAHEVIAGIISMLDQYQMYEQHIQDPALKDILTRQTTFVTQMYNTIVESFRTGQKPSVSTQVYKMTQTHDVVYGITPSQPKKPNQSVNELADKGLSAYMLGQTKGLATLLAMTALEMTNPVLRRVVADSVPNFIEMSYEIFLYQNKHGYYQVPQLAMQDMNAMLQSYTTVPTQGNMPH, encoded by the coding sequence ATGCAAAATCAACCTAACCCACAAGGACAAAATATGAATCAACAACAAATGCCTCCGAACATGAATATGAATATGGCTGGCACACAAACCACAAACACCAACCATGGAGGGCACGAGCTATTCGATGCTCATGAAGTAATTGCCGGCATCATCAGTATGCTCGACCAATACCAAATGTACGAACAGCATATCCAGGATCCCGCACTTAAAGATATCCTGACACGCCAGACAACTTTTGTTACCCAGATGTACAACACCATCGTGGAAAGCTTCCGAACTGGTCAGAAGCCATCTGTTTCTACTCAAGTTTATAAAATGACCCAAACACATGATGTAGTGTACGGCATCACACCGTCCCAACCGAAAAAGCCGAACCAATCCGTTAATGAGCTTGCCGACAAAGGGCTTTCCGCCTATATGCTCGGTCAAACAAAAGGACTTGCGACATTGCTTGCCATGACGGCGCTTGAAATGACCAATCCCGTCCTTCGCCGCGTTGTTGCCGACAGTGTGCCAAACTTCATTGAAATGAGCTATGAGATTTTCTTATATCAAAATAAACATGGCTACTATCAAGTACCGCAGCTTGCCATGCAGGATATGAATGCGATGCTGCAAAGTTATACAACCGTACCGACTCAAGGGAATATGCCTCATTAA
- a CDS encoding DUF2243 domain-containing protein: MKKATSNYSRRNLWSGILFGLGVVGFIDETIFHQLLHWHHFYDKSTTSIGLVSDGLFHAFSWFATIGGLFLFADLRRRNSLVWKRWIGGIYLGAGVFQLYDGIIQHKIMRIHQIRYVDNVIIYDVIWNVIAAGMIVVGVILTIKTNNRHRTQEVSS, translated from the coding sequence ATGAAAAAGGCTACATCCAACTATAGCAGACGAAATTTGTGGTCGGGGATTCTCTTTGGATTAGGGGTGGTTGGCTTTATAGATGAAACAATCTTTCACCAATTGCTTCACTGGCATCATTTTTATGACAAGTCGACCACAAGTATTGGTTTAGTATCTGATGGTTTATTTCATGCATTCAGTTGGTTTGCAACGATTGGTGGTTTATTTTTATTTGCTGATTTAAGGAGAAGGAACTCGCTTGTTTGGAAAAGGTGGATAGGAGGGATTTATTTAGGGGCTGGAGTTTTTCAGTTATATGATGGAATCATTCAACACAAAATCATGCGAATTCATCAGATTCGATATGTAGATAATGTAATAATCTATGACGTGATCTGGAATGTGATTGCTGCCGGCATGATAGTGGTAGGTGTGATTTTAACGATTAAAACGAATAATAGGCACCGTACCCAAGAGGTTTCTTCATGA
- a CDS encoding Ger(x)C family spore germination protein, which translates to MRADLQMLLKGFLVLPLLFLTSCSDIKEVQNLNYVTAIGVDFKDNEYIGYIQLISFNSQGANGSSGEPSVWVSETKGKTFDEALSRAYNTSQERLLWAHVNTILVSETALEEGFHHIFDVLTRYYELRLVTWIFGTNAPIKDVFSTTSFFNQSALATVLHRPLGTYEQNSTIRPIKLQQFVRELYEPALTTYLPSIRINESHWVHNMEPDPKLEIDGAFFLKNKEFKGFYTLEVLKGLRWLTKETERAGIQVMDDEGEPDFNIVFEKNEVDIKPVEGKGPLSFDVKVSLEGVIANRDANKILNLKEMEANLREEIHKEIKDLYKLGVQNDTDFFRLEHILYRRKNKSWKSSLGDGGFKLSENMLEDIDLNVKVIHSGALKNRTINMEEID; encoded by the coding sequence ATGAGAGCGGATCTTCAAATGCTGCTGAAGGGATTTCTGGTACTGCCCCTTTTGTTCCTAACAAGCTGCTCAGATATTAAAGAGGTTCAGAACCTGAACTATGTTACCGCAATAGGGGTGGATTTCAAGGATAATGAATATATAGGTTATATTCAATTAATCAGTTTCAATTCTCAAGGAGCTAACGGAAGCAGTGGTGAACCTTCTGTATGGGTTTCAGAAACAAAAGGAAAAACATTCGATGAAGCCCTCTCCCGAGCATATAATACTTCACAAGAAAGGCTGCTTTGGGCACATGTTAATACGATTTTAGTAAGTGAAACCGCATTGGAAGAAGGATTTCATCATATTTTTGATGTATTGACAAGGTATTATGAGCTTCGGTTGGTTACGTGGATTTTTGGAACGAACGCCCCTATCAAGGATGTCTTTTCCACCACAAGCTTCTTCAATCAGTCAGCGTTAGCAACCGTTTTGCATCGCCCTTTAGGTACTTATGAACAAAATTCCACTATCCGTCCGATAAAGCTACAACAATTTGTACGAGAATTATATGAACCGGCCCTTACCACCTATCTACCATCTATCCGTATCAATGAAAGCCATTGGGTTCATAATATGGAACCTGATCCCAAACTTGAAATAGATGGGGCCTTTTTTTTGAAAAATAAAGAATTTAAGGGATTCTATACGCTTGAAGTCCTCAAGGGGCTTCGCTGGCTTACTAAAGAGACGGAAAGAGCTGGAATACAAGTAATGGATGATGAGGGAGAGCCAGACTTTAATATTGTTTTTGAAAAAAATGAAGTGGATATTAAACCAGTTGAAGGTAAAGGTCCACTTAGCTTTGATGTAAAGGTTTCTCTCGAGGGAGTCATAGCAAATAGAGATGCAAATAAAATTTTAAATTTAAAAGAAATGGAAGCAAATTTGAGGGAAGAGATACATAAGGAAATTAAGGATTTATACAAACTAGGTGTACAAAATGATACGGATTTTTTCCGCTTGGAGCATATCCTTTACCGAAGGAAGAATAAGAGTTGGAAATCATCTTTGGGTGATGGGGGATTTAAATTATCAGAGAATATGTTGGAGGACATTGATTTAAATGTTAAAGTCATTCATTCTGGAGCGCTCAAAAACCGTACCATTAATATGGAAGAGATAGATTAA